In the Diceros bicornis minor isolate mBicDic1 chromosome 22, mDicBic1.mat.cur, whole genome shotgun sequence genome, one interval contains:
- the LOC131420048 gene encoding prorelaxin-like has product MPRLCSSYLLGVWLLLSQLPRDISGENPDDIVKACGRELVRRRIQICGSINWKKKPVSLQEPGLDAGAPAEIMASSVTKDAEALNTMLEFTPNLPQELKATLSERQPSLRELQRPALKDSDLNFEEFKEILLNRPSVAEDNSL; this is encoded by the exons ATGCCGCGCCTGTGCTCGTCCTACCTGCTAGGAGTCTGGCTGCTACTGAGCCAACTTCCCAGAGACATCTCAGGCGAGAACCCCGACGACATTGTTAAGGCATGCGGCCGCGAATTAGTCCGCCGCCGGATCCAGATCTGCGGCTCGATCAACTGGAAGAAAAAGCCTGTGAGTCTGCAGGAGCCTGGGCTGGACGCCGGAGCCCCGGCAG aaattatgGCATCCTCCGTCACCAAAGATGCAGAAGCCTTAAATACGATGTTGGAATTCACTCCTAATTTGCCACAGGAGCTGAAGGCAACACTGTCTGAGAGGCAGCCATCATTGAGGGAGCTACAACGACCTGCGTTAAAGGATTCAGATCTTAACTTTGAAGAATTTAAGGAAATCCTTCTTAACAGACCCAGTGTAGCAGAAGACAACAGTCTTTGA